In Vigna radiata var. radiata cultivar VC1973A chromosome 3, Vradiata_ver6, whole genome shotgun sequence, the following proteins share a genomic window:
- the LOC106757420 gene encoding cucumber peeling cupredoxin produces MAQLLNMVILVAIAVSATILRGTEAAEYTVGDSTGWISAPTGGASFYSDWASTITFREGDVLEFRFSSSHTVAELNDKASFDSCSVDQNTEVLSNSPAKITLNRTGEFYFACTVQGHCSSGQKLSVNVTASSSSPSSPPASGTTPTPPSGEAAPPPQSNPTEPGSTPPPSPGSATSIVATFSLLLTTLVVNSLFF; encoded by the exons ATGGCTCAGTTACTTAACATGGTCATTCTTGTAGCAATTGCAGTTTCTGCAACGATTCTAAGAGGCACAGAAGCTGCAGAATACACAGTAGGTGACAGCACCGGTTGGATAAGTGCTCCCACCGGTGGCGCTTCTTTCTATTCCGACTGGGCTTCCACTATCACATTCAGAGAAGGCGACGTCCTAG AGTTCAGATTCAGCTCAAGCCACACCGTGGCAGAACTTAACGACAAGGCAAGCTTTGATAGTTGCAGCGTGGATCAAAATACGGAAGTGTTGAGCAATTCACCAGCTAAAATCACCCTCAATCGTACTGGGGAGTTCTATTTTGCATGCACCGTCCAAGGCCATTGCAGCAGTGGCCAAAAACTGAGCGTCAACGTCACAGCCTCTTCATCTTCACCCTCATCACCACCTGCTTCTGGAACCACTCCAACCCCACCTTCCGGCGAAGCAGCACCACCACCTCAATCAAACCCCACCGAGCCAGGTTCAACTCCACCACCATCACCGGGCTCAGCCACCTCCATAGTCGCaactttctctcttcttctcacAACCCTTGTAGTCAACTCATTGTTCTTCTAA